One genomic segment of Podarcis raffonei isolate rPodRaf1 chromosome 7, rPodRaf1.pri, whole genome shotgun sequence includes these proteins:
- the LOC128417670 gene encoding beta-Ala-His dipeptidase-like, whose protein sequence is MISLVFLLAFTTITSEASLAPSDQIFQYIDAHQHEYVQRLREWVAIESDSSNLLKRQELIEMIHLAEERIKYLGGTVELAELGVQELHNGSTPRLPPVILAELKKDPKKHTVCFYGHLDVQPARLEDGWASEPYNLTEKDGSLYGRGTSDDKGQILAVLNAVEALQQYELPVNVKFLLEAMEEVGSPGLLKLVEERNSTFFSDVDYIVITDSSWISNKPSITYGTRGNSYFLIEVECAKKDLHSGTFGGIVPEATSDLIYLLSTLVDSSGHILIPGIYDAVAPLTEKEKKLYEKIEWDFKKLKDTFGIRNFTCSTKEELLMRKSRYPSLSIHGIEGAFSAPGTKTVIPARVIGKFSIRLVPHMDRSVVKKQVMDHLNKKFAERNSPNHIEITNVQASKPWLSDTDEPLYLAGRKAIEKVFHTEADLTRIGGTIPIVSHFQDVTGKSIMLLGIGGPDDAPHGQNEKINRYNFIEGTKLYAAFLQELAST, encoded by the exons ATG ATATCCCTTGTATTTCTTCTTGCTTTCACAACTATCACCAGTGAAGCATCACTTGCCCCTTCAGATCAAATATTTCAGTACATTGATGCACATCAACATGAATATGTACAG AGACTCAGAGAATGGGTGGCCATTGAAAGTGACTCCAGTAACCTTCTGAAGAGGCAAGAACTGATTGAAATGATACATTTAGCAGAAGAGAGGATAAAATATTTAGGAGGAACTGTTGAGTTGGCAGAACTGGGTGTACAAGAG CTGCATAATGGAAGTACACCTCGTTTGCCACCAGTCATTCTGGCAGAACTTAAAAAGGACCCTAAAAAACATACAGTTTGTTTTTATGGACATCTGGATGTGCAGCCAGCCAGATTAGAGGATGGATGGGCATCAGAGCCATACAATTTGACAGAAAAAGATG GTAGTCTGTATGGACGTGGAACCTCGGACGACAAAGGGCAAATTCTGGCTGTACTGAATGCAGTAGAAGCACTTCAACAATAT GAACTTCCTGTGAATGTAAAGTTTCTCCTTGAAGCCATGGAAGAAGTAGGATCGCCTGGACTATTGAAACTGGTTGAAGAGAGAAACAGTACGTTTTTTTCAGATGTCGATTACATTGTGATCACTGATTCCTCATGGATCAGCAACAAACCAAGTATTACATATGGAACAAGGGGAAACAGCTACTTCTTAATTGAG GTTGAATGTGCTAAAAAAGACTTGCATTCAGGGACCTTTGGAGGTATAGTTCCTGAAGCAACCAGTGACTTAATATATCTGTTGA GTACCCTTGTCGATTCTTCTGGTCATATACTGATACCTGGGATTTATGATGCAGTTGCTCCTCTTacggaaaaagaaaagaaactctaTGAAAAAATTGAATGGGATTTCAAGAAGCTGAAGGACACATTTGGCATAAGAAACTTCACATGTAGCACTAAA GAAGAATTATTAATGCGGAAGTCGCGCTATCCATCTTTGTCCATCCATGGAATTGAAGGAGCTTTCTCTGCACCTGGAACTAAGACTGTAATCCCTGCAAGAGTAATTGGGAAATTTTCAATACGCCTGGTTCCCCATATGGATCGCTCTGTAGTAAAAAAACAG GTAATGGATCATTTGAACAAGAAATTTGCTGAACGGAACAGCCCTAATCATATTGAAATAACCAATGTGCAAGCATCAAAGCCGTGGCTTTCCGATACAGATGAACCTCTGTATTTGGCTGGAAGAAAGGCAATAGAGAAAG TATTCCACACTGAGGCTGACTTGACCCGAATAGGTGGAACAATTCCAATTGTTTCACATTTCCAAGACGTAACTGGAAAGAGTATAATGCTTCTAGGAATAGGAGGACCAGATGACGCCCCTCATGGTCAAAATGAAAAGATCAACAG gTACAACT
- the LOC128417668 gene encoding beta-Ala-His dipeptidase-like isoform X2 — MLLSGVGTSSLLNSTSLEDQLFQYIDDHQDKFVQTLKEWVAVKSDSIQPAQRSEVIGMVKIAASRLQDLGANVTLVNMSVQQVLDGRNISLPPVILAELGEDPLKPTVCFYGHVDVMPANKSDGWETDPYILTDIGGNLYGRGATDNKGPVLAWIHAVSAFKELRKDLPVNLKFLIEGMEEAISIGLKELVEREKEQFFSNVDYIVISDNTWLSTEKPALTYGTRGNVGFSVEVQGGERDLHSGALGGIVQEPMSDLIALLDSLVDSSGHILIPGIYDGVDDFTEEEKKLYEPIEFDIEQYKIDVGVKKFLYDTKEEILSHLWRFPSLSIHGIEGAFHEKGIKTVIPSRVIGKFSIRQVPHMNLSTVECQVKQYLEKEFSKRNSPNKLTVHAEEGASPWITNISDPQYKAAAKAIKRVFKKDPDMIRDGSTIPIAQMLQDITKKSVMMFPIGAADDGEHSQKEKISRKNYIDGTKVFSSFLLEISKLHKELLRGSK, encoded by the exons ATGCTGCTCTCTGGTGTGGGCACCTCCTCTCTTTTAAATTCCACATCACTGGAGGACCAGCTTTTCCAGTACATTGACGACCATCAAGATAAATTTGTTCAG ACTCTTAAGGAATGGGTAGCTGTGAAGAGTGATTCCATACAACCAGCACAAAGATCAGAAGTGATAGGAATGGTAAAAATAGCTGCAAGTCGTCTCCAGGACTTAGGAGCAAATGTGACGTTGGTCAATATGTCCGTCCAGCAG GTACTTGATGGCAGAAATATTTCATTACCTCCTGTCATTCTGGCAGAGCTTGGAGAAGATCCACTAAAGCCCACTGTGTGTTTTTATGGACATGTGGATGTGATGCCTGCTAATAAGTCGGATGGGTGGGAAACAGATCCCTACATATTGACTGACATTGGTG GGAACCTTTATGGGCGTGGAGCAACAGATAACAAAGGACCTGTCCTAGCCTGGATACATGCAGTGAGTGCATTCAAAGAACTAAGAAAA gaCTTGCCAGTAAACCTCAAGTTTCTTATTGAAGGCATGGAAGAAGCAATCTCCATTGGACTAAAAGAACTggttgaaagagagaaagagcagtTTTTCTCCAATGTTGACTATATTGTGATTTCAGATAATACTTGGCTCAGCACAGAAAAGCCAGCTCTTACGTATGGGACTCGGGGAAATGTCGGCTTCTCTGTGGAG GTACAAGGTGGCGAAAGAGATCTTCATTCAGGAGCTCTAGGTGGCATCGTCCAGGAACCCATGTCTGATCTGATAGCCTTGCTTG ACAGTCTTGTGGATTCATCAGGCCACATTCTGATTCCTGGAATCTATGATGGCGTTGATGATTTTacagaagaggagaagaagcTGTATGAGCCAATAGAATTTGACATAGAGCAATACAAGATTGACGTCGGTGTGAAGAAATTTCTCTATGATACCAAG GAGGAAATACTTTCACACTTGTGGCGCTTCCCATCTCTCTCTATTCATGGGATAGAAGGAGCTTTTCATGAAAAAGGGATCAAAACAGTTATACCATCAAGAGTCATAGGAAAGTTTTCAATCCGGCAAGTTCCTCACATGAACCTTTCTACTGTGGAATGTCAG gTGAAACAGTATTTAGAAAAGGAATTCTCTAAACGAAACAGCCCAAACAAACTGACAGTGCATGCCGAAGAGGGTGCATCGCCATGGATTACTAATATCAGTGAtcctcagtataaagcagctgcaAAGGCAATCAAAAGAG tttttaaaaaggatcCAGATATGATTCGGGATGGATCAACAATTCCAATTGCTCAGATGCTTCAGGATATAACGAAGAAAAGTGTGATGATGTTTCCGATTGGCGCAGCAGATGATGGGGAGCACTCTCAGAAAGAGAAGATAAGCAG AAAAAATTACATTGATGGAACAAAAGTGTTTTCCTCCTTTTTACTGGAGATCTCAAAGCTCCATAAGGAATTACTGAGAGGCTCCAAGTGA
- the LOC128417668 gene encoding beta-Ala-His dipeptidase-like isoform X3, with translation MLNRQAASLLSELLIMVFHIFLVMLLSGVGTSSLLNSTSLEDQLFQYIDDHQDKFVQTLKEWVAVKSDSIQPAQRSEVIGMVKIAASRLQDLGANVTLVNMSVQQDLPVNLKFLIEGMEEAISIGLKELVEREKEQFFSNVDYIVISDNTWLSTEKPALTYGTRGNVGFSVEVQGGERDLHSGALGGIVQEPMSDLIALLDSLVDSSGHILIPGIYDGVDDFTEEEKKLYEPIEFDIEQYKIDVGVKKFLYDTKEEILSHLWRFPSLSIHGIEGAFHEKGIKTVIPSRVIGKFSIRQVPHMNLSTVECQVKQYLEKEFSKRNSPNKLTVHAEEGASPWITNISDPQYKAAAKAIKRVFKKDPDMIRDGSTIPIAQMLQDITKKSVMMFPIGAADDGEHSQKEKISRKNYIDGTKVFSSFLLEISKLHKELLRGSK, from the exons ATGCTGAACCGCCAAGCGGCTTCTTTGCTGTCAGAGCTCCTCATCATG GTCTTCCATATCTTCCTCGTCATGCTGCTCTCTGGTGTGGGCACCTCCTCTCTTTTAAATTCCACATCACTGGAGGACCAGCTTTTCCAGTACATTGACGACCATCAAGATAAATTTGTTCAG ACTCTTAAGGAATGGGTAGCTGTGAAGAGTGATTCCATACAACCAGCACAAAGATCAGAAGTGATAGGAATGGTAAAAATAGCTGCAAGTCGTCTCCAGGACTTAGGAGCAAATGTGACGTTGGTCAATATGTCCGTCCAGCAG gaCTTGCCAGTAAACCTCAAGTTTCTTATTGAAGGCATGGAAGAAGCAATCTCCATTGGACTAAAAGAACTggttgaaagagagaaagagcagtTTTTCTCCAATGTTGACTATATTGTGATTTCAGATAATACTTGGCTCAGCACAGAAAAGCCAGCTCTTACGTATGGGACTCGGGGAAATGTCGGCTTCTCTGTGGAG GTACAAGGTGGCGAAAGAGATCTTCATTCAGGAGCTCTAGGTGGCATCGTCCAGGAACCCATGTCTGATCTGATAGCCTTGCTTG ACAGTCTTGTGGATTCATCAGGCCACATTCTGATTCCTGGAATCTATGATGGCGTTGATGATTTTacagaagaggagaagaagcTGTATGAGCCAATAGAATTTGACATAGAGCAATACAAGATTGACGTCGGTGTGAAGAAATTTCTCTATGATACCAAG GAGGAAATACTTTCACACTTGTGGCGCTTCCCATCTCTCTCTATTCATGGGATAGAAGGAGCTTTTCATGAAAAAGGGATCAAAACAGTTATACCATCAAGAGTCATAGGAAAGTTTTCAATCCGGCAAGTTCCTCACATGAACCTTTCTACTGTGGAATGTCAG gTGAAACAGTATTTAGAAAAGGAATTCTCTAAACGAAACAGCCCAAACAAACTGACAGTGCATGCCGAAGAGGGTGCATCGCCATGGATTACTAATATCAGTGAtcctcagtataaagcagctgcaAAGGCAATCAAAAGAG tttttaaaaaggatcCAGATATGATTCGGGATGGATCAACAATTCCAATTGCTCAGATGCTTCAGGATATAACGAAGAAAAGTGTGATGATGTTTCCGATTGGCGCAGCAGATGATGGGGAGCACTCTCAGAAAGAGAAGATAAGCAG AAAAAATTACATTGATGGAACAAAAGTGTTTTCCTCCTTTTTACTGGAGATCTCAAAGCTCCATAAGGAATTACTGAGAGGCTCCAAGTGA
- the LOC128417668 gene encoding beta-Ala-His dipeptidase-like isoform X1 yields the protein MLNRQAASLLSELLIMVFHIFLVMLLSGVGTSSLLNSTSLEDQLFQYIDDHQDKFVQTLKEWVAVKSDSIQPAQRSEVIGMVKIAASRLQDLGANVTLVNMSVQQVLDGRNISLPPVILAELGEDPLKPTVCFYGHVDVMPANKSDGWETDPYILTDIGGNLYGRGATDNKGPVLAWIHAVSAFKELRKDLPVNLKFLIEGMEEAISIGLKELVEREKEQFFSNVDYIVISDNTWLSTEKPALTYGTRGNVGFSVEVQGGERDLHSGALGGIVQEPMSDLIALLDSLVDSSGHILIPGIYDGVDDFTEEEKKLYEPIEFDIEQYKIDVGVKKFLYDTKEEILSHLWRFPSLSIHGIEGAFHEKGIKTVIPSRVIGKFSIRQVPHMNLSTVECQVKQYLEKEFSKRNSPNKLTVHAEEGASPWITNISDPQYKAAAKAIKRVFKKDPDMIRDGSTIPIAQMLQDITKKSVMMFPIGAADDGEHSQKEKISRKNYIDGTKVFSSFLLEISKLHKELLRGSK from the exons ATGCTGAACCGCCAAGCGGCTTCTTTGCTGTCAGAGCTCCTCATCATG GTCTTCCATATCTTCCTCGTCATGCTGCTCTCTGGTGTGGGCACCTCCTCTCTTTTAAATTCCACATCACTGGAGGACCAGCTTTTCCAGTACATTGACGACCATCAAGATAAATTTGTTCAG ACTCTTAAGGAATGGGTAGCTGTGAAGAGTGATTCCATACAACCAGCACAAAGATCAGAAGTGATAGGAATGGTAAAAATAGCTGCAAGTCGTCTCCAGGACTTAGGAGCAAATGTGACGTTGGTCAATATGTCCGTCCAGCAG GTACTTGATGGCAGAAATATTTCATTACCTCCTGTCATTCTGGCAGAGCTTGGAGAAGATCCACTAAAGCCCACTGTGTGTTTTTATGGACATGTGGATGTGATGCCTGCTAATAAGTCGGATGGGTGGGAAACAGATCCCTACATATTGACTGACATTGGTG GGAACCTTTATGGGCGTGGAGCAACAGATAACAAAGGACCTGTCCTAGCCTGGATACATGCAGTGAGTGCATTCAAAGAACTAAGAAAA gaCTTGCCAGTAAACCTCAAGTTTCTTATTGAAGGCATGGAAGAAGCAATCTCCATTGGACTAAAAGAACTggttgaaagagagaaagagcagtTTTTCTCCAATGTTGACTATATTGTGATTTCAGATAATACTTGGCTCAGCACAGAAAAGCCAGCTCTTACGTATGGGACTCGGGGAAATGTCGGCTTCTCTGTGGAG GTACAAGGTGGCGAAAGAGATCTTCATTCAGGAGCTCTAGGTGGCATCGTCCAGGAACCCATGTCTGATCTGATAGCCTTGCTTG ACAGTCTTGTGGATTCATCAGGCCACATTCTGATTCCTGGAATCTATGATGGCGTTGATGATTTTacagaagaggagaagaagcTGTATGAGCCAATAGAATTTGACATAGAGCAATACAAGATTGACGTCGGTGTGAAGAAATTTCTCTATGATACCAAG GAGGAAATACTTTCACACTTGTGGCGCTTCCCATCTCTCTCTATTCATGGGATAGAAGGAGCTTTTCATGAAAAAGGGATCAAAACAGTTATACCATCAAGAGTCATAGGAAAGTTTTCAATCCGGCAAGTTCCTCACATGAACCTTTCTACTGTGGAATGTCAG gTGAAACAGTATTTAGAAAAGGAATTCTCTAAACGAAACAGCCCAAACAAACTGACAGTGCATGCCGAAGAGGGTGCATCGCCATGGATTACTAATATCAGTGAtcctcagtataaagcagctgcaAAGGCAATCAAAAGAG tttttaaaaaggatcCAGATATGATTCGGGATGGATCAACAATTCCAATTGCTCAGATGCTTCAGGATATAACGAAGAAAAGTGTGATGATGTTTCCGATTGGCGCAGCAGATGATGGGGAGCACTCTCAGAAAGAGAAGATAAGCAG AAAAAATTACATTGATGGAACAAAAGTGTTTTCCTCCTTTTTACTGGAGATCTCAAAGCTCCATAAGGAATTACTGAGAGGCTCCAAGTGA